In Bifidobacterium sp. ESL0745, one DNA window encodes the following:
- a CDS encoding nuclear transport factor 2 family protein: MATVTLSIPRARKRERAISDYFHMWVMRDFDKFDAIFAPDCEYEECNGHIYENRNQIHHWIEDLMGHQIVSMWKIANFTHARGREGQPSITVFWTFAAKENDGEAYDFDGVSVIEFNRQNKIRRVREFQAKRRRDYPYKSE, from the coding sequence ATGGCGACAGTGACGTTATCGATACCGAGAGCACGCAAACGTGAGCGTGCCATTTCCGACTATTTCCACATGTGGGTGATGCGTGATTTCGACAAGTTCGACGCGATTTTCGCCCCTGATTGTGAATATGAGGAATGCAACGGGCATATCTATGAAAACCGCAACCAGATTCATCACTGGATTGAGGATTTGATGGGGCATCAGATCGTCTCGATGTGGAAGATAGCCAATTTCACTCACGCCCGTGGTCGTGAAGGGCAGCCTTCGATTACCGTGTTCTGGACGTTCGCGGCCAAGGAAAACGACGGAGAAGCCTACGATTTCGATGGCGTTTCGGTCATCGAGTTCAATCGGCAGAACAAGATCAGGCGTGTCCGTGAATTCCAGGCCAAGCGTCGCCGCGATTACCCGTACAAAAGCGAGTAG
- a CDS encoding SDR family NAD(P)-dependent oxidoreductase gives MGKKIAVVTGGAAGLGFELVRGLIEQGWMVNTIDFDDKRMAELDNRFDAGSYKGYVGDITDETFIDQAFSSIGATGHIDLLINNAGQPSFKVPTAYVGADVDKCLKGLKGMVLCCVAALKADGEEHLKIANVMSTAATRGNANESVYCAAKWGEKGYTESLKAAYKGSSVKVVGVYPGGIDTDFYKESHDYVSVDKQHSFMDAGELAAVILRNLVYEENLTVSDIRIDRNYV, from the coding sequence ATGGGCAAGAAAATCGCAGTGGTCACCGGCGGGGCGGCAGGACTTGGTTTTGAGTTGGTCCGCGGACTGATTGAACAGGGATGGATGGTCAATACCATCGATTTTGACGACAAGCGGATGGCTGAGCTCGACAACCGTTTTGATGCTGGTTCCTACAAGGGCTACGTGGGCGACATCACCGACGAAACTTTTATCGACCAGGCTTTCTCGTCAATTGGTGCCACCGGTCATATTGATCTTTTGATCAATAATGCCGGCCAACCTTCCTTCAAAGTCCCGACCGCCTATGTCGGGGCCGATGTCGACAAGTGTCTTAAAGGGCTTAAAGGCATGGTGCTGTGCTGCGTCGCGGCGCTGAAGGCCGACGGCGAAGAACATCTCAAGATCGCCAATGTCATGAGCACCGCCGCAACGCGTGGCAATGCCAATGAATCCGTCTATTGTGCCGCGAAATGGGGGGAGAAGGGGTACACAGAAAGCCTCAAAGCGGCGTACAAAGGCTCCAGCGTCAAAGTCGTCGGCGTTTATCCCGGCGGTATCGACACTGATTTTTACAAGGAAAGTCACGATTACGTGTCGGTCGACAAGCAGCATTCCTTCATGGATGCCGGCGAGTTGGCCGCAGTGATTCTTCGCAACCTGGTGTACGAGGAGAATCTCACCGTTTCGGATATCCGCATTGATCGCAATTACGTCTGA
- a CDS encoding LacI family DNA-binding transcriptional regulator produces the protein MVGMRDVAKKAKVSLSTVSLVVNHTGYVSKKMRTKVEAAMKALDYVPNELARNFHNDSTHMIGMIVPTIRHPFFARLTASVQHELAERGYQVLLCSAVDADTGEAEYVDMLRRHIMDGIIMAAHTVHDLDYWSSIERPVVAFDRYLGPGVPAVFSDHEEGGAQIAKILLKTKARHVVMIGGPQTQFHDLARYRQSDESGSDKKTKNSTAFRLDSGDADTTFPTIRYYLRLEEELGKHNVRFDYVEAGDVADMQSSLQAARSVFDRFDDVDAIVGSDLEAAECVQEAIRRGIDVPHDLQIIAYDGTYLANVAGMRMTAVCQNFDGIANLLVKRLLDSIALDASVEDEDSKKTKQSEKRSAAASTLRKTVQDATTADKLRMYPHDVGDVVPITLRVAETTR, from the coding sequence ATGGTCGGAATGCGCGATGTCGCGAAGAAGGCGAAAGTCTCGCTGAGTACGGTCTCGTTGGTCGTCAACCACACCGGTTACGTATCCAAAAAGATGCGCACCAAAGTCGAGGCGGCGATGAAGGCGTTGGATTATGTGCCCAATGAGCTTGCGCGTAATTTTCACAACGACAGCACCCACATGATTGGCATGATCGTGCCCACCATACGCCATCCCTTCTTTGCCCGTCTCACGGCTTCGGTACAGCACGAGCTGGCCGAGCGCGGCTACCAGGTGCTTCTCTGCTCTGCGGTCGATGCGGACACCGGTGAAGCCGAATATGTTGACATGCTGCGCCGGCACATCATGGACGGCATCATCATGGCCGCCCACACCGTGCACGACCTTGATTATTGGAGTTCCATCGAACGGCCGGTTGTCGCTTTCGACCGTTACCTGGGGCCCGGTGTACCGGCTGTGTTCTCCGACCATGAGGAAGGTGGCGCTCAGATCGCCAAAATCCTTCTTAAGACCAAAGCCCGTCATGTCGTCATGATCGGTGGCCCGCAGACGCAGTTCCATGATTTGGCTCGGTATCGGCAAAGCGATGAAAGCGGGAGCGACAAGAAGACGAAGAATTCAACCGCCTTTCGTCTTGACAGCGGCGATGCCGACACCACATTCCCTACCATTCGCTATTATCTGCGACTTGAAGAGGAGCTTGGCAAGCATAACGTCAGGTTTGATTATGTGGAAGCCGGAGATGTCGCGGATATGCAAAGTTCGTTGCAGGCGGCGCGGTCGGTCTTTGACCGGTTCGATGACGTCGATGCCATTGTCGGCTCTGATCTTGAAGCGGCGGAATGTGTGCAGGAGGCCATCAGACGCGGCATCGACGTGCCGCACGACCTGCAGATCATCGCCTATGACGGGACGTACCTGGCCAATGTGGCTGGCATGAGGATGACCGCTGTTTGCCAAAACTTCGATGGCATCGCGAACCTGCTGGTGAAGCGGCTGCTCGATTCGATCGCACTTGACGCAAGTGTCGAGGATGAGGACAGCAAGAAAACCAAGCAGAGCGAGAAGCGGTCCGCTGCGGCCTCGACGCTTCGTAAAACGGTTCAAGATGCGACGACGGCGGATAAACTGCGTATGTATCCGCATGATGTCGGCGATGTTGTTCCCATCACCTTGCGTGTGGCCGAAACGACGCGATAG
- a CDS encoding ABC transporter substrate-binding protein: MSTRKTLKTAIAGLALILSASMALAGCGGSTGGAKQTGASSESGQPVVVNNVEPAVGLVPSNTDDTAGWKVVTQLFEGLVTFGKDGKAVNAGAQSITPNDDASQYTITLKPGLTFSTGERITAETYAKSWSFAANAANGMMGASIFSTIAGYDALQNEKGDPKAQLSGLHAVDDNTLKVDINGHDSSFGYKVGDVAFLPMPSNAYADIKAFGEHPIGNGPYKLASWTHDREIRLVPNKSYNGPRKPANKGLIFKLYTNVDSAYSDLEGGNLDVLDAIPNSALTTFRNDKDITPYVKPGPAFKSFTIPQNLKHFTGEEGRLRREAISLSIDRKDITTKVLHGTATVATDFTAPTIAGHSAKLAGGDAIGYNQKEAQELWKKADTIAPFDGQFRLAYSADSGFKPWVEAIINSIKNTLEIDAAPYALPTQKEFSGAVHNRTINAAFVQGLQSDYPHPEGYLVQAYDSSAADGKGLNNGDYKSKEFDGLIDKAAAQPELSDSITTYQQAEETLLHDLPVIPLWYANVAAGSSKNVEHVDFNYMGLPEYEKITK, from the coding sequence ATGTCCACTAGAAAAACCCTCAAAACCGCCATCGCAGGCTTGGCACTGATTCTCAGTGCGTCCATGGCTTTGGCCGGTTGCGGCGGATCGACCGGTGGCGCAAAACAGACCGGGGCCTCATCCGAATCAGGCCAGCCGGTCGTGGTCAACAACGTCGAACCCGCAGTAGGCCTCGTCCCCTCCAATACCGATGACACCGCCGGTTGGAAAGTCGTCACCCAACTGTTCGAGGGCCTGGTGACTTTCGGCAAGGACGGAAAAGCGGTCAACGCCGGAGCGCAATCGATCACGCCCAACGACGACGCCTCCCAATACACCATCACTTTGAAGCCGGGACTCACCTTCTCCACCGGCGAGCGTATCACCGCCGAAACCTATGCCAAATCTTGGTCATTCGCTGCGAACGCCGCCAACGGCATGATGGGCGCCTCCATCTTCTCCACCATCGCCGGCTACGATGCGCTGCAGAACGAAAAAGGCGACCCCAAGGCCCAGCTTTCCGGCCTTCACGCCGTCGATGACAATACGCTCAAGGTTGATATCAATGGACACGATTCCTCATTCGGCTACAAAGTCGGCGATGTAGCGTTCCTGCCGATGCCTTCTAACGCATACGCCGACATCAAGGCTTTCGGAGAACATCCAATCGGCAACGGCCCTTACAAACTCGCGTCCTGGACCCATGACCGCGAGATACGACTTGTGCCAAATAAGTCATACAACGGACCGCGGAAACCAGCCAACAAGGGCCTTATCTTCAAGCTTTATACAAACGTCGATTCGGCATATTCGGATCTGGAAGGCGGCAATCTCGATGTACTCGACGCCATTCCCAACTCCGCGCTGACCACGTTTAGAAACGACAAGGACATCACCCCCTACGTCAAGCCTGGCCCGGCCTTCAAATCATTTACCATTCCTCAGAACCTCAAGCATTTCACCGGCGAGGAAGGCCGTCTGCGCCGCGAGGCGATTTCGCTTTCCATCGATCGCAAAGACATCACGACCAAGGTGCTGCATGGCACCGCCACGGTAGCCACGGACTTCACCGCACCGACTATCGCCGGCCACAGTGCCAAACTCGCCGGAGGCGACGCCATCGGCTACAACCAGAAAGAAGCACAGGAACTTTGGAAGAAGGCCGATACCATCGCCCCCTTTGATGGACAGTTCCGCCTGGCTTACAGCGCCGACAGCGGCTTCAAGCCATGGGTAGAGGCCATCATCAATTCCATCAAGAACACGCTGGAAATCGATGCAGCTCCTTATGCACTACCCACCCAGAAGGAATTCAGCGGTGCCGTGCACAACAGGACCATCAACGCCGCCTTCGTGCAAGGGCTTCAGTCGGATTATCCCCACCCGGAAGGCTACCTCGTGCAAGCCTACGATTCTTCGGCAGCCGACGGCAAGGGGCTCAACAACGGCGATTACAAGAGCAAGGAATTTGATGGCCTGATTGACAAAGCCGCGGCGCAACCTGAATTGTCGGACTCGATTACGACCTATCAGCAGGCCGAAGAGACGCTGCTGCACGATCTGCCGGTGATACCACTCTGGTATGCAAACGTCGCCGCCGGCAGTTCGAAAAACGTCGAACACGTCGATTTCAACTATATGGGACTTCCTGAATACGAGAAAATTACCAAGTGA
- the gtfA gene encoding sucrose phosphorylase, translating to MDNTVQLITYADRLGEGTLASMTEVLRTRFDGVYTGVHILPFFTPFDGADAGFDPIDHTQVDPRLGTWNDITDLSRTHDIMVDTIVNHMSWKSKQFQDVMARGEKSPYYGMFLTMSSVFPDGATEEELAGIYRPRPGLPFTHYDWGGKTRLVWTTFTPQQVDINTDSPEGWGYLTSILDRLAQSHVKFIRLDAVGYGAKQADTSCFMTPKTFDLIGRIKAEAASRGLETLIEVHSYYKKQVEIASKVDRVYDFALPPLLLHALSTGDVESLAHWTQIRPNNAVTVLDTHDGIGVIDIGSDQLDHSLKGLVSDEAVDALVETIDRNTHGEAKAATGAAASNLDLYQINSTYYAALGCNDQHYLAARAVQFFLPGVPQVYYVGALAGKNDMELLHRTNNGRDINRHYYSTKEIDENLQRPVVKALNALCRLRNTLDAFNGKFSYEVRNDEKSGKNGKLISLQWKGEGSEATLDFAPGRAPQADSDKSVVKLVWRDAAGEHATEDLLSNPPVASV from the coding sequence ATGGACAACACGGTCCAGCTCATCACATATGCCGACAGGCTCGGTGAAGGTACGCTTGCCTCGATGACCGAGGTACTGCGCACACGGTTTGACGGCGTCTATACGGGCGTTCATATTCTCCCGTTCTTCACTCCCTTCGACGGAGCGGATGCCGGTTTCGACCCCATCGATCATACGCAGGTCGATCCCAGGCTTGGCACCTGGAATGACATCACCGACTTGAGTCGCACTCATGACATCATGGTCGACACCATCGTCAACCACATGTCGTGGAAATCCAAGCAGTTCCAGGATGTCATGGCACGCGGCGAAAAGAGCCCCTATTACGGGATGTTCCTGACGATGTCTTCGGTGTTCCCGGATGGGGCCACCGAAGAAGAGCTCGCCGGCATTTATCGCCCTCGGCCAGGTCTGCCGTTCACCCACTACGATTGGGGCGGCAAGACACGTCTGGTCTGGACGACGTTCACCCCCCAGCAGGTCGACATCAACACGGATTCGCCTGAGGGCTGGGGCTATCTCACCTCGATCCTCGACCGGCTTGCGCAAAGCCATGTCAAGTTCATCCGTCTCGATGCCGTCGGATACGGCGCCAAGCAGGCCGATACTAGCTGCTTCATGACGCCGAAGACCTTCGACCTTATCGGCCGCATCAAGGCCGAAGCAGCCTCCCGTGGATTGGAGACGCTGATTGAGGTCCATTCCTATTACAAGAAGCAGGTTGAAATCGCTTCCAAGGTCGATCGTGTCTACGATTTCGCCTTGCCGCCGCTGCTGCTGCACGCACTTTCCACCGGCGACGTCGAATCGCTGGCGCATTGGACGCAGATCCGGCCCAACAACGCGGTCACTGTGCTCGACACGCACGACGGCATCGGCGTCATCGACATCGGCAGCGACCAGCTCGACCATAGCCTCAAGGGTCTGGTAAGCGACGAGGCCGTGGATGCGCTGGTCGAGACCATCGACCGCAACACCCATGGCGAGGCCAAGGCCGCCACCGGGGCGGCGGCGAGCAACCTTGATCTTTACCAGATCAACTCCACGTATTACGCGGCTCTCGGCTGCAACGACCAACATTATCTGGCCGCCCGCGCCGTCCAGTTCTTCCTGCCAGGCGTGCCGCAGGTCTATTACGTCGGGGCATTGGCTGGAAAGAACGATATGGAGTTGTTGCACCGCACCAACAACGGCCGTGACATCAACCGTCATTATTACTCGACCAAGGAAATCGACGAAAATCTTCAGCGTCCGGTGGTCAAGGCACTCAATGCGCTCTGCCGCCTGCGCAACACGCTGGATGCGTTCAATGGCAAATTCTCCTACGAAGTCCGTAACGACGAGAAGTCGGGCAAGAACGGCAAACTGATCTCGCTTCAGTGGAAGGGCGAGGGCAGCGAGGCTACGCTCGATTTTGCGCCGGGTCGCGCCCCGCAGGCCGACAGCGACAAGTCCGTCGTCAAGCTCGTCTGGAGAGACGCGGCAGGGGAGCACGCTACCGAGGATCTGCTGTCCAATCCTCCCGTTGCGAGTGTGTGA
- a CDS encoding Hsp20/alpha crystallin family protein: MAMFPALMHDAFSDMFDDPFFAGWGDSSSRMGNPISSANMMKTDVRETDKGYDVSIDMPGFKKDDISLELHDGYLTVSAKRDEHHDEKNDEGKWLRRERYAGTCSRSFYVGDDVKEPDVHASYKDGTLSLEIAKPQPLPKVEPKHQIAIEG; this comes from the coding sequence ATGGCTATGTTTCCGGCTTTGATGCATGATGCGTTCTCTGATATGTTCGACGATCCGTTCTTCGCCGGTTGGGGAGATTCGAGCAGCCGCATGGGCAATCCGATTTCTTCGGCCAACATGATGAAGACCGATGTTCGTGAGACCGACAAGGGCTATGATGTCTCCATCGATATGCCTGGCTTCAAGAAGGACGATATCTCCCTTGAACTGCATGACGGCTATCTGACCGTCTCCGCCAAGCGCGATGAGCATCATGACGAGAAGAACGATGAGGGCAAGTGGCTTCGTCGCGAACGTTACGCCGGCACCTGCTCGCGTAGCTTCTACGTCGGCGACGATGTCAAGGAACCTGACGTGCATGCCAGCTACAAGGATGGCACGCTCAGCCTTGAAATTGCAAAGCCGCAGCCGCTGCCGAAGGTCGAACCGAAGCATCAGATCGCCATTGAAGGCTGA
- a CDS encoding SDR family oxidoreductase, whose protein sequence is MVDQRRVVVLGGHGKVALLAEPKLKEAGFVVDAVIRNPAQSDDVRKAGANPVVFDMEHANVDNFAGLFEGAVAVVFSAGAGGGDDVRTHAVDYQAAVNAMDAAERAGVRRFVMVSYDTSDRDPQEMGWPDSFITYAQSKHDADAHLRDSSLEYTILGPGLLTLEPETDKIVLTDDHTIIDGKPATDEQRATSRGNVAAVIARVLSADIAKRKTIDFYDGDKPIDEILV, encoded by the coding sequence ATGGTTGATCAAAGACGAGTGGTTGTTCTCGGTGGGCATGGCAAGGTGGCGTTGCTTGCCGAACCGAAGCTGAAAGAGGCCGGATTTGTAGTGGACGCGGTCATCCGCAATCCGGCACAATCGGATGATGTGCGCAAGGCCGGCGCGAATCCGGTGGTCTTCGATATGGAGCATGCCAATGTCGACAACTTCGCGGGGCTCTTCGAAGGCGCCGTTGCGGTGGTCTTTTCGGCGGGCGCCGGTGGTGGGGATGACGTTCGTACCCACGCCGTCGACTACCAGGCTGCGGTCAACGCGATGGATGCGGCCGAAAGGGCTGGTGTTCGACGCTTTGTTATGGTTTCGTATGATACGTCTGACCGTGACCCGCAGGAGATGGGCTGGCCCGACTCGTTCATCACGTATGCGCAGTCCAAACACGATGCAGACGCCCACTTGCGTGATTCTTCGCTCGAGTATACGATTCTCGGTCCCGGTCTGCTTACGCTTGAGCCGGAAACCGACAAGATTGTCTTGACCGATGACCATACGATAATCGACGGCAAGCCAGCAACTGACGAACAGCGCGCGACCTCGCGCGGCAACGTCGCAGCAGTCATTGCCCGCGTGCTTTCGGCAGATATCGCCAAGCGCAAGACCATCGACTTCTACGATGGCGACAAACCGATTGACGAGATTCTGGTCTGA
- a CDS encoding histidine phosphatase family protein, which translates to MGMPLDLYVIRHGESEANVIVKAGEHGDNSLFTQDNVTVPDRSWRLTATGRKQAYCIGRWLVEQQQLFDRYLVSPYVRTRETAATMALPKAKWEETRVLRERSWGEISTVTQDMFKNNYERNWMFKKTDPLYWRPPAGESIADVAENRAHNLLTSLNRRAEAQSVIAVTHGDFMLSLMLTLEDLSDEEFLRRADSDNWKITNCTCLHYSRRDPNTGRTDERIRYEQTARPVYDKDTGRWTVKVDPWREFQRPLLSNGDLVDVVQSVTPHL; encoded by the coding sequence ATGGGTATGCCATTGGATTTGTATGTGATCCGACATGGGGAGTCGGAGGCGAACGTCATCGTCAAGGCGGGGGAGCACGGCGACAATTCGCTTTTTACACAGGATAACGTCACGGTTCCCGATCGCTCGTGGAGACTGACAGCGACAGGGCGCAAGCAGGCCTATTGCATCGGCCGCTGGTTGGTCGAGCAGCAGCAGCTGTTTGATCGCTATTTGGTTTCGCCCTACGTACGCACGCGTGAGACTGCGGCGACCATGGCGCTGCCCAAGGCCAAATGGGAGGAGACCCGCGTCTTGCGTGAACGTTCGTGGGGTGAGATTAGCACGGTGACCCAGGACATGTTCAAGAACAACTACGAGCGCAACTGGATGTTCAAGAAAACCGACCCGCTCTACTGGCGTCCGCCGGCCGGAGAATCCATTGCCGACGTTGCCGAGAACCGCGCCCATAACCTGCTGACGTCACTGAACCGTCGCGCCGAAGCTCAATCCGTCATCGCGGTCACCCACGGCGATTTCATGCTTTCGCTGATGCTGACGCTTGAGGACCTTTCCGACGAGGAATTCCTGCGCCGCGCCGACAGCGACAACTGGAAGATCACCAACTGCACCTGCCTGCACTATTCGCGCCGCGACCCCAACACCGGCCGTACCGACGAGCGCATCCGCTACGAGCAGACCGCCCGTCCCGTCTACGACAAAGACACCGGCCGTTGGACGGTGAAGGTCGACCCGTGGCGCGAGTTCCAGCGCCCCCTGCTCTCCAACGGTGACCTGGTAGACGTGGTCCAGTCCGTCACCCCGCATCTGTGA
- a CDS encoding zinc ribbon domain-containing protein gives MEQKQYVCEKCGCQHYISDQFQATGGDVAKLFNVQNKKFITVSCTQCGYTELYRAETDAGMNILDFLMN, from the coding sequence ATGGAACAGAAACAGTACGTATGCGAGAAGTGCGGTTGTCAGCATTATATTTCCGACCAATTCCAGGCGACGGGCGGTGATGTCGCCAAACTGTTCAACGTGCAGAACAAGAAGTTCATCACTGTCAGCTGCACGCAATGTGGCTATACGGAGCTCTATCGTGCCGAGACTGACGCGGGTATGAACATCCTCGATTTCCTGATGAACTGA
- a CDS encoding DUF488 domain-containing protein yields MTIALKRVYEAAEDSDGYRVLVDRLWPRGISKVKAKLDLWLKEIGPTTELRKWFGHDPAKFEEFAEKYRMELDANAETVGKLVAVCREQSRVTLLYGAKDPEHNQAVVLKEYLEERLS; encoded by the coding sequence ATGACGATTGCGTTGAAACGGGTATATGAGGCGGCCGAGGATTCGGATGGGTATCGCGTGCTGGTCGACAGGCTTTGGCCGCGTGGCATTTCGAAGGTAAAAGCGAAGCTCGATCTGTGGCTCAAGGAGATTGGACCGACCACCGAATTGCGCAAGTGGTTTGGCCATGATCCGGCCAAGTTCGAGGAGTTTGCCGAGAAGTATCGCATGGAACTGGATGCCAATGCGGAAACGGTCGGCAAGTTGGTCGCCGTCTGCCGCGAGCAGTCAAGGGTCACGTTGCTTTATGGAGCCAAGGATCCAGAGCACAATCAGGCAGTGGTTCTGAAAGAGTATCTCGAAGAGCGTCTTTCGTAA
- a CDS encoding helix-turn-helix transcriptional regulator yields the protein MKYTPTTTKRDLRIIGEHFAAQRKLLGLRVNDVAKRAGISETTVTNLEHGRPVRSDALITVARILQLADYMVKAADPYSHDLGMVRAGQLLPKRVR from the coding sequence ATGAAATATACGCCGACGACTACCAAACGAGACTTGCGGATTATCGGGGAGCACTTTGCGGCACAGCGCAAGCTGCTGGGACTGCGAGTCAACGACGTGGCCAAGCGCGCGGGGATCAGCGAGACTACGGTGACCAATCTCGAGCACGGGAGGCCGGTGCGCTCTGACGCGCTGATTACTGTCGCCCGCATACTTCAACTGGCCGATTACATGGTCAAGGCGGCCGACCCGTATTCGCATGATCTGGGCATGGTTCGTGCCGGTCAACTTCTGCCCAAGCGAGTGAGATAA
- a CDS encoding solute carrier family 23 protein has product MSNMFTWKLHGDGKTLNPGEVVDPDERMTWGRTAGIGAQHVIAMFGATFLVPILTGFDPSTTLFFTAMSTALFLLINKNELPSYLGSSFGFIAPIVAVTTAHKGIAVASFGIMVTGMLLALIGILVHFAGAKWIDIIMPPVVNGAIVAIIGFNLAPSVWNNFQKAPDTAAVTLVAVLLIAVLFKGLLGRLNILLGVLVGYAYACFRGQVDFAAVGRAAWIGFPHFHLPQVDFSVLPMFIPVVMVLIAENVGHVKSVAQMTGRNYDDHIGTALFADGLGTTIAGFGGGSGTTTYGENIGVMAATRVYSTAAYWCAAAFALILSLCPKFGAIINTIPAGVLGGVTTLLYGMIGMVGVRIWVDNHVDFGKPLNNMTAAVTMIIGIADFGFAISGVKFNGIAIGTVAVLVMYHGLRAIGHATGAIPKDEDD; this is encoded by the coding sequence ATGAGCAACATGTTCACCTGGAAACTGCATGGTGACGGCAAGACGTTGAACCCCGGAGAGGTGGTCGACCCCGACGAACGCATGACGTGGGGCCGTACGGCGGGCATTGGTGCTCAGCACGTGATCGCGATGTTCGGCGCGACGTTCCTCGTTCCGATTCTGACGGGCTTCGATCCGTCCACGACATTGTTCTTCACGGCGATGTCGACGGCGTTGTTCCTGTTGATCAATAAAAATGAGCTCCCCAGTTATTTGGGTAGCTCATTTGGTTTTATAGCCCCGATCGTCGCGGTCACCACTGCGCATAAGGGCATAGCGGTGGCCAGCTTCGGCATCATGGTCACCGGCATGCTGCTGGCACTCATCGGCATCCTCGTCCACTTCGCCGGCGCGAAATGGATTGACATCATCATGCCGCCGGTGGTCAACGGTGCCATCGTCGCCATCATCGGTTTCAACCTCGCCCCATCGGTGTGGAACAACTTCCAGAAGGCCCCCGATACCGCTGCGGTTACGCTGGTCGCCGTTCTGTTGATCGCGGTCCTCTTCAAAGGCCTGCTCGGCCGCCTCAACATTCTGCTCGGTGTGCTGGTCGGCTACGCCTACGCCTGCTTCCGCGGTCAGGTCGATTTCGCCGCCGTGGGCAGGGCCGCATGGATCGGCTTCCCGCATTTCCATCTGCCGCAGGTCGACTTCTCCGTGCTGCCCATGTTCATCCCGGTGGTCATGGTCCTGATTGCCGAGAACGTCGGTCATGTCAAGTCCGTCGCGCAGATGACCGGCCGCAACTATGACGACCACATCGGCACCGCCCTCTTCGCCGACGGCCTGGGGACCACCATCGCCGGCTTCGGCGGCGGCTCCGGCACCACCACCTACGGCGAGAACATCGGCGTGATGGCTGCCACCCGCGTCTACTCAACCGCCGCCTACTGGTGCGCCGCCGCCTTCGCGCTGATCTTGAGCCTGTGCCCGAAGTTCGGAGCCATCATCAACACGATTCCCGCCGGCGTGCTCGGCGGCGTGACCACCCTGCTTTACGGCATGATCGGCATGGTCGGCGTGCGCATCTGGGTCGACAACCACGTCGATTTCGGCAAGCCCCTGAACAACATGACCGCCGCCGTGACGATGATCATCGGCATCGCTGATTTCGGCTTCGCCATCTCCGGTGTCAAGTTCAACGGCATCGCCATCGGCACCGTCGCGGTGCTCGTGATGTACCATGGTCTGCGTGCCATCGGCCACGCCACCGGTGCCATCCCCAAGGATGAAGACGACTGA